One window from the genome of Ovis canadensis isolate MfBH-ARS-UI-01 breed Bighorn chromosome 21, ARS-UI_OviCan_v2, whole genome shotgun sequence encodes:
- the LOC138427170 gene encoding glutathione S-transferase P — protein MPPYTIVYFPVQGRCEAMRMLLADQDQSWKEEVVAMQSWLQGPLKASCLYGQLPKFQDGDLTLYQSNAILRHLGRTLGLYGKDQREAALVDMVNDGVEDLRCKYVSLIYTNYEAGKEDYVKALPQHLKPFETLLSQNKGGQAFIVGDQISFADYNLLDLLRIHQVLAPSCLDSFPLLSAYVARLNSRPKLKAFLASPEHVNRPINGNGKQ, from the exons A TGCCGCCCTACACCATCGTCTACTTCCCGGTTCAAG ggcgcTGCGAGGCCATGCGCATGCTGCTGGCCGACCAGGACCAGAGCTGGAAGGAGGAGGTGGTAGCCATGCAGAGCTGGCTGCAGGGCCCACTCAAGGCCTCCTGC CTATACGGGCAGCTCCCCAAGTTCCAGGACGGAGACCTCACGCTGTATCAGTCCAATGCCATCCTGCGACACCTGGGCCGCACCCTCG GGCTGTATGGGAAGGACCAGCGGGAGGCAGCCCTGGTGGACATGGTGAATGACGGCGTAGAGGACCTTCGCTGCAAATACGTCTCCCTCATTTACACCAACTAC GAGGCGGGCAAGGAGGACTATGTGAAGGCACTGCCCCAGCACCTGAAGCCTTTCGAGACCCTGCTGTCTCAGAACAAGGGTGGCCAGGCCTTCATTGTGGGCGACCAG ATCTCCTTTGCGGACTACAACCTGCTGGACCTGCTTCGGATTCACCAGGTCCTGGCCCCCAGCTGTCTGGACTCCTTCCCCCTGCTCTCGGCCTACGTGGCCCGCCTCAACTCCCGGCCCAAGCTCaaggccttcctggcctccccaGAGCACGTGAACCGGCCCATCAACGGCAACGGGAAACAGTGA